Proteins encoded together in one Oncorhynchus nerka isolate Pitt River linkage group LG19, Oner_Uvic_2.0, whole genome shotgun sequence window:
- the LOC115125971 gene encoding steroid receptor RNA activator 1-like isoform X3, whose amino-acid sequence MEAEDLYIKPGNQERGWNDPPQFSYGLQTAAQGAPKRTPLNKRVPPPQLTGSPSPVPGTSPTSTVPMTPPTNPLVPPPCSMNTSPRPCQVAAPPVGGVMMMATSPPPCHVVAHTESASDQSESEPDVDDVVTLLNWALTACRHTVKKQVCDDVAKRLKLFEDMWRSGKLSLPVRRRMNGLVQELKSWNWDAADEVHRALMVDHVNET is encoded by the exons ATGGAGGCTGAGGACCTTTACATCAAACCAG GTAACCAGGAGCGGGGCTGGAATGACCCTCCACAGTTTTCCTACGGTTTGCAGAcagcagcacaaggtgcacccaaGAGGACCCCTCTCAACAAGAGAGTGCCCCCACCTCAACTTACTGGATCCCCCA GTCCGGTTCCAGGAACTTCTCCAACCTCAACAGTTCCAATGACTCCTCCTACCAACCCACTGGTCCCTCCTCCATGTAGTATGAACACGTCCCCTCGGCCATGTCAGGTTGCAGCCCCTCCTGTTGGTGGGGTGATGATGATGGCCACATCTCCACCACCTTGCCATGTGGTAGCGCACACAGAGTCTGCCAGTGACCAATCAGAAAGTGAGCCAGATGTCGACGACGTAGTTACTCTTCTCAACTGGGCACTGACAGCTTGTCGACACACAGTCAAA AAACAGGTGTGTGACGATGTGGCGAAGCGCTTGAAGCTTTTTGAGGACATGTGGAGGTCTGGGAAGTTGTCACTTCCTGTTAGACGAAGAATGAATGGACTGGTGCAAG AGTTGAAGAGCTGGAACTGGGACGCTGCTGATGAAGTCCATCGGGCTCTGATGGTTGACCATGTTAACGAG ACATGA
- the LOC115125971 gene encoding steroid receptor RNA activator 1-like isoform X2 translates to MEAEDLYIKPGNQERGWNDPPQFSYGLQTAAQGAPKRTPLNKRVPPPQLTGSPRTSPTSTVPMTPPTNPLVPPPCSMNTSPRPCQVAAPPVGGVMMMATSPPPCHVVAHTESASDQSESEPDVDDVVTLLNWALTACRHTVKKQVCDDVAKRLKLFEDMWRSGKLSLPVRRRMNGLVQELKSWNWDAADEVHRALMVDHVNEVSQWMVGVKRLIAETRNLNSDLLHRQEVDRSLDTSSTANSK, encoded by the exons ATGGAGGCTGAGGACCTTTACATCAAACCAG GTAACCAGGAGCGGGGCTGGAATGACCCTCCACAGTTTTCCTACGGTTTGCAGAcagcagcacaaggtgcacccaaGAGGACCCCTCTCAACAAGAGAGTGCCCCCACCTCAACTTACTGGATCCCCCA GAACTTCTCCAACCTCAACAGTTCCAATGACTCCTCCTACCAACCCACTGGTCCCTCCTCCATGTAGTATGAACACGTCCCCTCGGCCATGTCAGGTTGCAGCCCCTCCTGTTGGTGGGGTGATGATGATGGCCACATCTCCACCACCTTGCCATGTGGTAGCGCACACAGAGTCTGCCAGTGACCAATCAGAAAGTGAGCCAGATGTCGACGACGTAGTTACTCTTCTCAACTGGGCACTGACAGCTTGTCGACACACAGTCAAA AAACAGGTGTGTGACGATGTGGCGAAGCGCTTGAAGCTTTTTGAGGACATGTGGAGGTCTGGGAAGTTGTCACTTCCTGTTAGACGAAGAATGAATGGACTGGTGCAAG AGTTGAAGAGCTGGAACTGGGACGCTGCTGATGAAGTCCATCGGGCTCTGATGGTTGACCATGTTAACGAGGTCAGTCAGTGGATGGTGGGGGTCAAACGTCTCATCGCTGAAACGCGCAACTTGAACTcagatcttctgcacagacaGGAGGTAGACCGGAGTCTAGACACCAGCAGCACCGCTAACTCCAAATAG
- the LOC115125971 gene encoding steroid receptor RNA activator 1-like isoform X1 — protein sequence MEAEDLYIKPGNQERGWNDPPQFSYGLQTAAQGAPKRTPLNKRVPPPQLTGSPSPVPGTSPTSTVPMTPPTNPLVPPPCSMNTSPRPCQVAAPPVGGVMMMATSPPPCHVVAHTESASDQSESEPDVDDVVTLLNWALTACRHTVKKQVCDDVAKRLKLFEDMWRSGKLSLPVRRRMNGLVQELKSWNWDAADEVHRALMVDHVNEVSQWMVGVKRLIAETRNLNSDLLHRQEVDRSLDTSSTANSK from the exons ATGGAGGCTGAGGACCTTTACATCAAACCAG GTAACCAGGAGCGGGGCTGGAATGACCCTCCACAGTTTTCCTACGGTTTGCAGAcagcagcacaaggtgcacccaaGAGGACCCCTCTCAACAAGAGAGTGCCCCCACCTCAACTTACTGGATCCCCCA GTCCGGTTCCAGGAACTTCTCCAACCTCAACAGTTCCAATGACTCCTCCTACCAACCCACTGGTCCCTCCTCCATGTAGTATGAACACGTCCCCTCGGCCATGTCAGGTTGCAGCCCCTCCTGTTGGTGGGGTGATGATGATGGCCACATCTCCACCACCTTGCCATGTGGTAGCGCACACAGAGTCTGCCAGTGACCAATCAGAAAGTGAGCCAGATGTCGACGACGTAGTTACTCTTCTCAACTGGGCACTGACAGCTTGTCGACACACAGTCAAA AAACAGGTGTGTGACGATGTGGCGAAGCGCTTGAAGCTTTTTGAGGACATGTGGAGGTCTGGGAAGTTGTCACTTCCTGTTAGACGAAGAATGAATGGACTGGTGCAAG AGTTGAAGAGCTGGAACTGGGACGCTGCTGATGAAGTCCATCGGGCTCTGATGGTTGACCATGTTAACGAGGTCAGTCAGTGGATGGTGGGGGTCAAACGTCTCATCGCTGAAACGCGCAACTTGAACTcagatcttctgcacagacaGGAGGTAGACCGGAGTCTAGACACCAGCAGCACCGCTAACTCCAAATAG
- the LOC115125970 gene encoding amyloid-beta A4 precursor protein-binding family B member 3-like produces the protein MLGKDYMLAIIIVNYDDNIWNDPSLDLDSDLPSGWRTIRDSTGTYYWHVATGATQWQHPSYSTEEDQNSINGITAMDIKSLEAGGRRESRARLTESPLASINDRVSWQDDYFCTNIDPDSKCFAVRSLGWVEIPEEELIPGKSSLAVNNCIQQLSSSKAEGRDDTLGAWGEGQDMMMVLKKDTLSLMDPVDRSLLHCQPITDIRVWGVGCNNGRDFAFVASDKDTCMLKCHVFRCKAPAKTIATALHKMCSKIMAEKTTRSPSMARSLTMATISPEDLPRQVDFVDAMRQRVQKFEVQYIGNLPVSRAMGMEVLNRAIESIMNTSDSDDWEPIVIHISDSVLSLWKGEDGDDPFWECQVRLLTFLGVGHDTHTFAVIVDGGTQRFECHVFWCEPDAGIISEAVQAACMVQYQKCLVAQTPPPRSKMWRAGSKVKRANSMDGFSFPAPRHQGLSPPKAGSSTTKKGMLAFFETFRNKQSAVSTP, from the exons ACAATATTTGGAACGACCCAAGCCTTGATTTAGACTCTGACCTACCGTCAGGGTGGCGCACCATCCGGGACAGCACTGGCACCTATTACTGGCACGTGGCCACTGGCGCCACCCAATGGCAGCACCCGTCCTACAGCACTGAGGAGGACCAGAACTCCATCAATGGCATCACTGCCATGGACATCAAG AGCCTGGAGGCTGGGGGCAGACGTGAGTCAAGGGCAAGGCTGACAGAGAGCCCATTGGCCTCCATAAATGACAG GGTCTCCTGGCAGGACGATTATTTCTGCACCAACATTGATCCTGACTCCAAG tgttttgcAGTGCGCTCCCTGGGCTGGGTGGAGATTCCAGAGGAGGAGCTGATCCCGGGGAAGAGCAGTCTGGCTGTCAATAACTGCATCCAGCAGCTGTCCAGCAGCAAGGCAGAGGGCCGCGATGACACACTGGGCGCCTGGGGAGAG ggccaggacatgatgatggttcTGAAGAAGGATACCCTCAGCCTGATGGACCCAGTGGACCGCAGCCTTCTCCACTGCCAGCCTATCACTGACATCCGCGTGTGGGGCGTGGGCTGCAACAATGGCAG AGACTTTGCCTTCGTGGCCAGTGACAAAGACACCTGTATGCTGAAGTGCCACGTGTTTCGCTGTAAAGCCCCAGCAAAAACCATTGCCACGGCTTTGCACAAAATGTGCTCAAAG aTCATGGCAGAGAAGACCACAAGAAGCCCATCTATGGCCCGCTCCCTCACCATGGCGACCATCTCCCCTGAGGACCTGCCACGCCAAG TGGACTTCGTGGATGCAATGAGGCAGAGGGTGCAGAAGTTTGAGGTGCAGTACATCGGAAACCTGCCCGTCTCCAGGGCGATGG GTATGGAGGTGCTGAACCGGGCCATAGAGAGCATCATGAACACCTCAGACAGTGACGATTGGGAGCCCATCGTCATCCACATCTCTGACAGTGTCCTGTCACTctggaaaggagag GATGGAGATGATCCATTTTGGGAATGTCAAGTGCGTTTGTTGACTTTTCTGGGTGTGGGGCATGACACACACACCTTTGCAGTGATAGTGGATGGCGGGACACAGCGGTTTGAGTGTCATGTTTTCTGGTGTGAGCCAGACGCAGGGATCATCTCTGAGGCTGTGCAGGCTGCGTGCATG GTCCAGTACCAGAAGTGCTTGGTAGCCCAGACTCCACCACCCAGGTCCAAAATGTGGCGGGCGGGTTCCAAGGTGAAGCGGGCCAACTCCATGGACGGCTTCAGTTTTCCAGCTCCCCGTCACCAAGGACTGTCCCCGCCCAAGGCTGGCTCCTCCACCACCAAAAAGGGCATGCTGGCGTTTTTTGAGACTTTCAGAAATAAACAGTCAGCCGTTTCCACACCATAG